The following proteins are encoded in a genomic region of Rhizobium sp. ZPR4:
- a CDS encoding enoyl-CoA hydratase-related protein, whose product MSVTFTVEDRVARVTLDRPDRMNAVDAETEARLESIWTEIETRDDISCVVLTGSGEKAFCAGADLKGGSGSSGVDYWTVGRENGFGGLAFRRSLDVPVIARVNGYALGGGFEMVLGCDIVIAVETARFGLPEARVGRMPLDGGMVLLQRKIPFNRAMAVMLTGRQFSAQEMASFGVVNEVVSAAELDAAVERWVADIVACAPLSLRAIKQTVNRTAHLSPAEAQALRTPALIKALKSEDAMEGVAAFREKRAPVWRGR is encoded by the coding sequence ATGAGCGTTACCTTCACCGTAGAAGACCGCGTTGCCCGCGTCACGCTCGACCGCCCCGACCGGATGAACGCGGTCGATGCCGAGACCGAGGCGAGGCTGGAGTCGATCTGGACGGAGATCGAGACGCGCGACGACATCAGCTGCGTCGTCCTGACCGGCTCCGGCGAAAAGGCTTTTTGCGCAGGCGCCGACCTCAAAGGCGGTAGCGGCAGTTCCGGTGTCGACTACTGGACGGTCGGGCGGGAAAACGGCTTTGGCGGTCTCGCCTTCCGCCGCTCGCTCGACGTGCCGGTGATTGCGCGCGTCAACGGCTATGCGCTGGGCGGCGGCTTCGAGATGGTGCTTGGCTGCGATATCGTCATTGCCGTGGAGACGGCGCGCTTCGGTCTGCCCGAAGCCCGCGTCGGCCGGATGCCGCTCGATGGCGGCATGGTGCTCTTGCAGCGCAAGATTCCGTTCAACCGTGCCATGGCGGTGATGCTGACGGGGCGGCAGTTCAGCGCGCAGGAAATGGCGAGTTTCGGCGTCGTCAACGAAGTCGTTTCGGCTGCCGAGCTGGACGCTGCCGTCGAGCGCTGGGTCGCCGATATCGTTGCCTGTGCTCCGCTTTCGCTGCGGGCGATTAAGCAGACGGTCAATCGCACGGCACATCTAAGCCCGGCAGAGGCGCAGGCGTTGCGGACACCCGCGCTCATCAAGGCCTTGAAAAGCGAGGATGCCATGGAGGGTGTCGCGGCTTTCCGCGAGAAGCGGGC
- a CDS encoding CoA transferase translates to MTTLPLDGIRVIDFTQVMLGPSCTQVLADYGAEVIKIEKVKIGDLSRWSLGSDPDGLNNPVFCSLNRNKKSLALDLKEASARKTVQALLETADVVVNNFRPGVMERMGFGYEDLKKINPRLIYAVGTGFGLTGPYQHKGGQDVLAQAVSGVMRRKSDNSHPTSIYATPLADYSAGMHLVQGILLALLQRDKTGEGQQVAVSLYNSMIAMQMQEGTTHLMRQKDLNWGAFPLTGVFETTDSAIVMVGAFKPNPLRDICEALEIEDLSQYPQYKDFDSQMARRPELQAIFRENFAKNSTAHWIARLEGVDILCAPVRSLPEALKDEQTIINKMILEAGETAAGPIRLIGSPIDMSAAHVTVRIAPPQLGQHNEEILASLSEVQGDAA, encoded by the coding sequence ATGACGACTTTGCCACTCGACGGAATCCGCGTGATCGATTTCACGCAGGTCATGCTCGGCCCCTCCTGCACCCAGGTTCTGGCCGACTACGGCGCCGAAGTCATCAAGATCGAAAAGGTGAAGATCGGCGATCTCTCGCGCTGGTCGCTCGGTTCCGATCCGGATGGGCTCAATAACCCGGTCTTCTGCTCCTTGAACCGCAACAAGAAGAGCCTGGCGCTCGATCTGAAGGAAGCCAGCGCCCGCAAGACCGTCCAGGCGCTGCTTGAGACGGCTGACGTCGTCGTCAACAACTTCCGGCCTGGCGTGATGGAGCGCATGGGCTTTGGCTATGAAGATCTGAAAAAGATCAATCCGCGTCTGATCTATGCCGTCGGCACCGGCTTCGGGCTGACCGGCCCCTACCAGCATAAGGGCGGCCAGGACGTGTTGGCGCAGGCCGTCTCCGGCGTCATGCGCCGCAAGTCCGACAATAGCCATCCGACCTCGATCTATGCCACGCCGCTTGCCGATTATTCTGCCGGCATGCACCTCGTACAGGGTATCCTGCTTGCGCTTCTGCAGCGCGACAAGACGGGAGAGGGACAGCAGGTCGCCGTCAGCCTCTACAACTCCATGATCGCCATGCAGATGCAGGAAGGCACGACGCATCTGATGCGCCAGAAGGACCTGAACTGGGGCGCCTTCCCACTGACGGGCGTCTTCGAGACGACGGACAGCGCGATCGTCATGGTCGGCGCTTTCAAACCGAACCCCTTGCGCGATATCTGCGAAGCGCTTGAGATCGAAGACCTCTCGCAATATCCGCAATACAAGGATTTCGACTCGCAAATGGCGCGGCGGCCGGAGTTGCAGGCGATCTTCCGCGAGAATTTCGCCAAAAACAGCACCGCGCATTGGATCGCACGGCTGGAAGGCGTCGACATTCTCTGCGCGCCGGTCCGTTCGCTGCCCGAGGCGCTGAAGGACGAGCAGACGATCATCAACAAAATGATCCTCGAGGCAGGTGAGACCGCCGCCGGCCCGATCCGGCTGATCGGCTCGCCGATCGACATGTCGGCCGCCCACGTCACCGTGCGGATCGCGCCGCCGCAGCTCGGTCAGCACAATGAGGAAATTCTGGCCTCGCTTTCCGAGGTGCAGGGAGACGCCGCATGA